One Thauera sp. K11 DNA window includes the following coding sequences:
- a CDS encoding class I SAM-dependent methyltransferase, with protein sequence MNAPIETCAPGQSASQAAAPSTPAPDLAAIKTRQQATWASGNYAVVGTTLQIVGEMLAEAADVCAGERVLDVAAGNGNATLAAARRFAEVTSTDYVPHLLDKGAARAEAEGLAVNFQVADVEALPFADGSFDVALSTFGAMFAPDHDRTAGELLRVVRPGGRIGFAAWTPEGFIGQLFRLVGSHVPPPAGLRSPVKWGDEPYVVALFGPHADDIRCIRRTFNFRYRSPEHWIEVFRNYYGPTHKAFAALDGDGQARFHADLLHLLGSLDVGGPGSLVVPGEYLEVVITRQ encoded by the coding sequence ATGAACGCTCCCATCGAGACGTGCGCCCCCGGCCAATCCGCCAGCCAGGCCGCGGCGCCTTCCACCCCCGCCCCCGACCTCGCCGCGATCAAGACGCGCCAGCAGGCCACGTGGGCGAGCGGAAACTATGCCGTCGTCGGCACCACGCTGCAGATCGTGGGCGAGATGCTCGCCGAGGCGGCGGACGTGTGCGCCGGCGAACGCGTGCTGGACGTCGCCGCGGGCAACGGCAACGCCACGCTGGCCGCGGCCCGCCGCTTTGCCGAGGTCACCTCGACCGACTACGTGCCGCACCTGCTCGACAAGGGCGCCGCGCGTGCGGAGGCCGAGGGCCTGGCGGTGAACTTCCAGGTGGCCGACGTCGAGGCGCTGCCCTTTGCCGACGGCAGCTTCGACGTCGCGCTATCCACCTTCGGCGCGATGTTCGCGCCCGACCACGACCGCACCGCCGGCGAGTTGCTGCGCGTCGTGCGGCCCGGCGGGCGCATCGGGTTCGCCGCGTGGACGCCGGAGGGCTTCATCGGCCAGTTGTTCCGCCTCGTGGGCAGCCACGTGCCGCCGCCGGCCGGCCTCCGCTCGCCGGTCAAGTGGGGCGACGAACCCTACGTGGTGGCGCTGTTCGGCCCCCACGCCGACGACATCCGCTGCATCCGCCGCACGTTCAACTTCCGCTACCGCTCGCCGGAGCACTGGATCGAAGTCTTCCGCAACTACTACGGGCCGACGCACAAAGCCTTCGCCGCGCTGGACGGCGACGGCCAGGCGCGCTTCCACGCCGACCTGCTGCACCTGCTCGGATCGCTCGACGTCGGCGGCCCCGGCTCGCTGGTGGTGCCGGGCGAATATCTCGAAGTGGTGATCACGCGGCAATAG
- a CDS encoding TetR/AcrR family transcriptional regulator, which produces MKKALIDKETEGMAGTGDLRERLVAEAAAILETQGLDAVTLRAVAGAAGVSHMAPYRHFADKDSLLAAVAERGFRALSADMGAAAGGERDTAARLHAFGMAYLAFARRRPALYRLMFGPALACKPQSAGLAEAGGEAFAHCADAVAAIVRERGAAPDTDPRALAIATWSLVHGLAMLLIDRRLDLPEDARAQDELIGQVLVLHGKAFG; this is translated from the coding sequence ATGAAAAAAGCGCTGATCGACAAAGAGACGGAAGGGATGGCGGGGACGGGCGACCTGCGCGAGCGGCTCGTCGCCGAGGCGGCCGCGATCCTGGAAACGCAGGGCCTGGATGCCGTCACGCTGCGCGCGGTCGCCGGTGCCGCGGGCGTGTCGCACATGGCGCCGTACCGGCATTTCGCCGACAAGGACAGCCTGCTCGCCGCGGTTGCCGAACGCGGCTTCCGCGCCCTGTCGGCGGACATGGGTGCCGCTGCGGGGGGGGAGCGCGACACGGCGGCGCGCCTGCACGCATTCGGCATGGCCTACCTCGCCTTCGCCCGCCGCCGCCCGGCGCTGTATCGCCTCATGTTCGGGCCGGCGCTGGCCTGCAAGCCCCAGTCCGCCGGCCTGGCGGAGGCGGGCGGCGAGGCTTTCGCCCATTGCGCGGATGCCGTCGCCGCCATCGTGCGCGAGCGCGGCGCGGCGCCGGATACCGATCCGCGTGCGCTGGCGATCGCGACCTGGTCGCTGGTCCACGGCCTGGCCATGCTGCTGATCGACCGCCGGCTCGACCTGCCCGAGGATGCCCGGGCGCAGGACGAACTGATCGGCCAGGTGCTCGTGCTGCACGGCAAGGCGTTCGGCTGA
- a CDS encoding phytoene desaturase family protein has translation MKTFLRVKLFLVPLLAFLIAAAQGHALPGALAGLAWSAGASLLRRGLQPPPPFEAALMAGFALAAIGLAAAAADAAQGIGIVMGCLSAGAIASVLRGRPWTAEFSAAEFGGASATPLFVAINETISALWGALFGWLAVAAWLALPPPAHWLPLAGGALASILLPRLLVARGLRKMAAGDTRYDWPPPDLRASHPAAPGEGGTADVAVIGAGIGGLTAAALLADAGLRVEVFEQHDVPGGFSHTWLRRARVRDPQSGEPLVFRFDSGVHDVSGWHPGGTVRSVFERLGIAREDEWVRLDHRYMLDGRTLDVPRDWRAWVERLAAEFPHEAAGLRALFGDIHAVYEAMFSTAAERGGIPGTPGTPRALLEFALRHPLAVAWLDRPWQDFVERHVRDRAVQAWIGALAGYVTDDIARLRVRDIVPIFGYYFEGGYYPLGGSGLIARRLVEAIEARGGRVHLRTEVLRIVTGDGAAKGVVVRGQNGPERSVQARAVITNADLGQSLTRLLPRDEAPPGVRELAGRLQPTCSAMGVSLAVKGMLAMPPIVHVEGAGGAVSIVIPSQVDPGCAPPGHSTVELLALMRPDEAQAWFADMPADDRAEEGHDHRAYRRSAPYLARKQAAGDRLIALARQAIPDLDQRIIYRTDASPLTFQRYAWATGGAIYGMRSHGAIPTKSPVRNLVVAGAATHGPGIEAVVISGAYAAEALLPGLLARAAPPTPA, from the coding sequence ATGAAAACCTTCCTCAGAGTCAAGCTGTTCCTCGTTCCGCTGCTGGCGTTCCTGATCGCGGCGGCGCAGGGCCATGCCCTTCCCGGCGCGCTGGCCGGCCTGGCCTGGAGCGCCGGCGCATCGCTGCTGAGACGCGGCCTGCAACCGCCGCCGCCGTTCGAGGCGGCGCTGATGGCCGGCTTCGCGCTTGCCGCGATCGGGCTGGCGGCCGCAGCCGCGGACGCGGCGCAAGGCATCGGCATCGTGATGGGCTGCCTGTCGGCCGGCGCCATCGCCAGCGTGCTGCGCGGGCGCCCCTGGACGGCGGAGTTCTCGGCCGCCGAATTCGGCGGCGCGAGCGCGACACCGCTGTTCGTCGCCATCAACGAGACGATCTCGGCCCTGTGGGGCGCGCTGTTCGGCTGGCTGGCGGTCGCCGCGTGGCTGGCGCTGCCGCCGCCAGCGCACTGGCTCCCGCTCGCCGGCGGCGCGCTGGCCTCCATCCTGCTGCCGCGGCTGCTGGTAGCGCGCGGATTGCGCAAGATGGCCGCGGGCGACACACGCTACGACTGGCCGCCCCCCGACCTGCGCGCATCGCATCCCGCCGCCCCGGGCGAAGGCGGCACGGCGGACGTGGCCGTGATCGGCGCCGGCATCGGCGGCCTCACCGCGGCGGCGCTGCTGGCCGACGCCGGCCTGCGGGTGGAGGTGTTCGAGCAGCACGACGTACCCGGCGGCTTCTCCCACACCTGGCTCCGGCGCGCCCGCGTACGCGACCCGCAAAGCGGCGAGCCGCTCGTGTTCCGCTTCGATTCCGGCGTGCATGACGTGTCGGGCTGGCACCCGGGCGGCACCGTGCGCAGCGTGTTCGAGCGCCTGGGGATCGCCCGCGAAGACGAATGGGTGCGGCTGGATCATCGCTACATGCTGGACGGCCGCACGCTCGACGTGCCGCGCGACTGGCGCGCCTGGGTCGAACGGCTCGCCGCGGAATTCCCGCACGAGGCGGCCGGGCTGCGCGCGCTGTTCGGAGACATCCACGCCGTCTACGAGGCGATGTTCTCGACGGCCGCCGAACGCGGCGGCATTCCCGGAACGCCGGGAACGCCGCGCGCCCTGCTCGAATTCGCCCTGCGCCATCCGCTCGCGGTCGCCTGGCTCGACCGGCCGTGGCAGGACTTCGTCGAACGCCATGTGCGCGACCGCGCGGTGCAGGCATGGATAGGCGCGCTGGCGGGCTACGTCACCGACGACATCGCCCGGCTCCGGGTGCGCGACATCGTCCCCATCTTCGGCTACTACTTCGAGGGCGGCTACTACCCGCTGGGCGGCTCGGGCCTGATCGCGCGGCGGCTGGTCGAAGCCATCGAGGCGCGCGGCGGGCGCGTCCACCTGCGCACCGAGGTGCTGCGCATCGTCACCGGGGACGGCGCGGCGAAAGGCGTCGTCGTGCGCGGACAGAACGGCCCGGAGCGCAGCGTGCAGGCGCGGGCGGTGATCACCAATGCCGACCTCGGCCAGAGCCTGACCCGGCTGCTCCCCCGGGACGAAGCGCCGCCCGGCGTACGGGAACTGGCCGGGCGACTGCAGCCCACATGCTCGGCGATGGGCGTGAGCCTGGCGGTGAAGGGCATGCTGGCCATGCCGCCGATCGTCCACGTGGAGGGCGCAGGCGGAGCGGTGTCCATCGTCATCCCGTCGCAGGTGGACCCGGGCTGCGCGCCGCCCGGCCATTCCACCGTCGAACTGCTGGCCTTGATGCGTCCGGACGAGGCGCAAGCCTGGTTTGCGGACATGCCGGCCGACGATCGCGCCGAGGAAGGCCACGACCACCGCGCATACCGCCGCTCGGCACCATACCTCGCGCGCAAGCAGGCTGCCGGCGACCGCCTGATCGCACTGGCGCGGCAGGCCATCCCCGACCTGGACCAGCGCATCATCTACCGCACCGACGCCAGCCCGCTCACCTTCCAGCGCTACGCCTGGGCAACCGGCGGCGCCATCTACGGCATGCGCAGCCACGGCGCCATCCCTACCAAATCGCCGGTGCGCAACCTCGTGGTGGCCGGCGCGGCCACCCATGGGCCGGGTATCGAGGCGGTCGTCATCTCCGGCGCCTACGCCGCCGAAGCGCTGCTGCCGGGCCTGCTCGCACGCGCCGCGCCCCCCACGCCGGCCTGA
- a CDS encoding ATP synthase subunit B family protein produces MNSSVATVAGADLKRLADRYRERAQKYERTARVYLYIIIFVLSACILIFAGADRLAGALFKTAAEREVEAVLRQATMQTLRNLSAASQRLQDGVQGDAVLPAPAAPRLPSVPPAPAAGVPAMPPGLPGVAPSPMPGPAAGTAVPKAGKQPPARATSGNEGLHRTIKQLYEDNAALHEQLAQARGRLGEEADRLSIEELRKDAAVEVAQIRANVDESRASADRDIAQAKADVERAAVEEATRRAEDLNALIASSVARVGAAVIVILLVRIFLRDRQRLILLGGFYLGLADAIEISGGDPARLKEWLPQLVPPAVAAPDDVPTPIESVMQAVVELAKRGRV; encoded by the coding sequence ATGAACTCGTCCGTAGCCACCGTTGCCGGAGCCGATCTCAAGCGCCTTGCCGACCGATACCGGGAACGGGCGCAGAAGTACGAGCGTACGGCCAGGGTCTATCTCTACATCATCATCTTCGTGCTGTCGGCCTGCATCCTGATCTTCGCGGGGGCGGACCGGCTTGCGGGCGCCTTGTTCAAGACCGCGGCGGAGCGCGAGGTGGAGGCGGTGCTGCGCCAGGCGACCATGCAGACCTTGCGCAACCTGTCCGCCGCGTCGCAACGGTTGCAGGACGGGGTGCAGGGCGATGCGGTTCTTCCGGCGCCGGCTGCTCCGCGTCTGCCTTCCGTTCCTCCCGCGCCGGCTGCAGGGGTTCCGGCGATGCCGCCGGGCCTGCCCGGCGTGGCGCCGTCGCCGATGCCCGGTCCCGCGGCCGGCACCGCGGTGCCGAAGGCCGGCAAGCAGCCGCCGGCGCGGGCGACGTCCGGCAACGAGGGGCTGCACCGGACCATCAAGCAACTGTATGAGGACAATGCTGCGCTCCACGAGCAGCTTGCGCAGGCGCGCGGCCGTCTCGGGGAGGAGGCCGATCGCTTGTCGATCGAGGAGCTGCGCAAGGATGCAGCCGTCGAGGTGGCGCAGATCCGTGCCAACGTCGACGAGAGCCGTGCCTCGGCGGACCGCGACATCGCGCAGGCGAAGGCCGACGTGGAACGCGCCGCCGTGGAGGAGGCCACGCGCCGGGCCGAAGACCTGAACGCGCTGATCGCCAGTTCGGTCGCCCGCGTCGGTGCCGCGGTGATCGTCATCCTGCTGGTCCGGATCTTCCTGCGCGACAGGCAGCGGCTGATCCTGCTGGGGGGCTTCTATCTCGGCCTTGCGGATGCGATCGAGATCAGCGGCGGCGATCCGGCGCGGCTCAAGGAATGGCTGCCGCAACTGGTTCCGCCCGCGGTTGCGGCGCCGGACGACGTGCCGACGCCGATCGAGTCGGTCATGCAGGCGGTGGTGGAGCTGGCGAAGCGGGGGCGCGTCTGA
- a CDS encoding DUF3079 domain-containing protein produces MAKKFPLHPRHPERICWGCDKYCPADSLGCGNGSGRTQHPMEVLGEDWYEYGDWGLDVEEGDKTAGGGSR; encoded by the coding sequence ATGGCCAAGAAGTTTCCTCTCCACCCGAGGCATCCCGAGCGGATCTGCTGGGGATGCGACAAGTATTGCCCTGCCGATTCGCTCGGTTGCGGCAACGGTTCGGGGCGCACGCAGCATCCGATGGAAGTCCTGGGGGAGGACTGGTACGAGTACGGGGACTGGGGGCTGGACGTCGAGGAGGGGGACAAGACGGCGGGTGGCGGTTCGCGCTGA
- a CDS encoding type VI secretion system Vgr family protein has protein sequence MGLFDAPRTLTAQSAALPQHLGQPALVPVRLSGEEGLSSLFTYLLELKTPDALAFAPSLAANFDLAGMVGREITVSIQLEGRGHFIPGAVGDQGLANQGAGVREISALIAEARYLREEGRHHVYGLTLRPWLWLATLTADCRIFQDKTVIQILDDLFADTPFVVEKRLQTAKYPPRDYQTQFNETDYHFFARLCEEWGIAWWFEHADGKHRLILADQPGAYRPSPSDAYRQVSVYPPGHKLDEEYLHAVSIRDRLVTGAWAGTDVDYTRRRADLAVRHHDPRPTGHADHEVFHWPADTSQPKAGAGGMSGPANDPRAEGGHFARVRLQALRAAGWQASARGNVRGLAAGHTFHLKKHPQDAANIEWLILSARLDIEEIAQESQGSAGIPAQQWRCTVDLELQPTREVYRPPLNHPRPAIGGPVRAIVTGPAGKEIWTDPYGRVKVAFPWDRYHRSDDHSSCWLRVSTAWAGNQYGGIQLPRIGHEVLVSFEGGDPDKPIVTGRVADNQNLPPWQLPGNQALSGLRSKELYGQRNNHLVLDDSEGQIQAQLSSDHALSQLNLGSITRIPDTSGRADRRGEGFELRTDAHGVVRAGAGMLLTTETRSHAASHVKSMGETLARLEAAQEAHAALADLARQHEAQTSGEQDEVSDALERQNQDLRGEGAPNPESGHFPEFAAPHLTLSSPSGIAATSGGSIHLASGEHTALTTGGDLGIASGKGFFASVKEKISLFTQEKGMKFVAAHDDIDVHALKHAINLVAKLGITCTAETIQFQAKKEIIINGGGSYIRLAKDEIEAGTAGKVTVHRAAFSMVGPKSVPVRMPDMPLAVAGPYAARYQIFKNDGRPYEGYRCQAGVDGEMLKHEYTDPDGHIRVIETESPRRVSVEKAVLRESERLTEDWQSRLAGKGG, from the coding sequence ATGGGCCTGTTTGACGCCCCCCGCACGCTGACGGCCCAAAGCGCCGCGCTGCCGCAGCACCTCGGCCAGCCTGCCCTGGTGCCGGTGCGCCTGTCCGGGGAAGAAGGGCTCTCGTCGCTCTTCACCTACCTGCTCGAACTCAAGACCCCCGACGCGCTCGCCTTCGCCCCCAGCCTGGCCGCCAACTTCGACCTTGCCGGCATGGTCGGCCGCGAGATCACCGTCAGCATCCAGCTCGAAGGCCGGGGCCACTTCATCCCCGGCGCCGTCGGCGACCAGGGGCTGGCCAACCAGGGCGCCGGCGTGCGCGAAATCTCCGCACTCATCGCCGAGGCCCGCTACCTGCGCGAAGAAGGCCGCCACCACGTCTATGGCCTCACCCTGCGCCCCTGGCTGTGGCTCGCCACCCTCACCGCCGACTGCAGGATCTTCCAGGACAAGACCGTCATCCAGATCCTGGACGACCTCTTCGCCGACACCCCCTTCGTCGTCGAAAAGCGCCTGCAGACCGCCAAGTACCCGCCGCGCGACTACCAGACCCAGTTCAACGAAACCGACTACCACTTCTTCGCCCGCCTGTGCGAAGAATGGGGCATCGCCTGGTGGTTCGAGCACGCCGACGGCAAGCACCGCCTGATCCTCGCCGACCAGCCCGGCGCCTATCGCCCTTCGCCCAGCGACGCCTACCGGCAGGTGAGCGTCTACCCGCCCGGCCACAAGCTCGACGAGGAATACCTGCACGCCGTCTCCATCCGGGACCGCCTCGTCACCGGCGCCTGGGCCGGCACCGACGTCGACTACACCCGCCGCCGCGCCGATCTGGCCGTCCGCCACCACGACCCGCGCCCCACCGGCCATGCCGACCACGAAGTCTTCCACTGGCCGGCCGACACCAGCCAGCCCAAGGCCGGCGCCGGCGGCATGTCCGGCCCGGCCAACGACCCGCGCGCCGAAGGCGGACACTTCGCCCGCGTGCGCCTGCAGGCCCTGCGCGCCGCCGGCTGGCAGGCCAGCGCCCGGGGCAACGTCCGCGGCCTGGCCGCCGGCCACACCTTCCACCTGAAGAAACACCCGCAGGACGCGGCCAACATCGAATGGCTGATCCTGTCCGCGCGCCTGGACATCGAAGAGATTGCCCAGGAAAGCCAGGGCAGCGCCGGCATCCCCGCCCAGCAATGGCGCTGCACCGTCGATCTCGAGCTGCAACCGACGCGAGAGGTCTATCGGCCGCCGCTGAACCATCCCCGCCCGGCCATCGGCGGCCCGGTGCGCGCCATCGTCACCGGCCCGGCGGGCAAGGAGATCTGGACCGACCCCTACGGCCGCGTCAAGGTCGCCTTCCCGTGGGACCGCTACCACCGCAGCGACGACCATTCCTCCTGCTGGCTGCGGGTCTCCACCGCCTGGGCCGGCAACCAGTACGGCGGCATCCAGCTCCCCCGCATCGGCCACGAGGTGCTCGTCAGCTTCGAAGGCGGCGACCCGGACAAACCCATCGTTACCGGCCGGGTGGCCGACAACCAGAACCTGCCGCCCTGGCAACTGCCCGGCAACCAGGCGCTCTCGGGTTTGCGCAGCAAGGAACTGTACGGCCAGCGCAACAACCACCTCGTGCTCGACGACAGCGAAGGCCAGATCCAGGCGCAACTGTCCTCCGACCATGCGCTGAGCCAACTGAACCTCGGCAGCATCACCCGCATTCCCGACACCAGCGGGCGGGCCGACCGGCGCGGGGAAGGGTTCGAACTGCGCACCGATGCGCACGGCGTCGTGCGCGCCGGGGCGGGCATGCTGCTCACCACCGAAACCCGCAGCCACGCCGCCAGCCATGTCAAATCCATGGGCGAGACGCTGGCTCGGCTGGAAGCCGCGCAGGAAGCGCATGCGGCACTCGCCGACCTGGCTCGCCAGCATGAGGCGCAAACCAGCGGCGAGCAGGATGAGGTCTCGGACGCGTTGGAGCGCCAGAACCAGGACCTGCGGGGCGAGGGAGCGCCCAACCCCGAATCCGGCCATTTCCCTGAATTCGCCGCACCGCATCTCACGCTGTCCAGCCCCTCGGGCATTGCCGCGACAAGCGGCGGCAGCATCCACCTCGCCAGCGGCGAGCACACCGCGCTCACCACCGGCGGCGACCTCGGCATCGCCAGCGGCAAGGGATTCTTCGCCAGCGTGAAGGAGAAGATCAGCCTCTTCACCCAGGAGAAGGGCATGAAGTTCGTCGCCGCCCACGACGACATCGACGTGCACGCCCTGAAGCACGCGATCAACCTCGTCGCCAAGCTCGGCATCACCTGCACTGCCGAAACCATCCAATTCCAGGCCAAGAAGGAAATCATCATCAACGGCGGCGGCAGCTATATCCGCCTGGCCAAGGACGAGATCGAGGCCGGCACCGCAGGCAAGGTCACGGTCCACCGCGCCGCATTCTCCATGGTCGGACCGAAGAGCGTGCCGGTGCGGATGCCCGACATGCCATTGGCCGTCGCCGGTCCGTATGCAGCCCGCTACCAGATCTTCAAGAACGATGGGCGCCCCTATGAAGGCTACCGTTGTCAGGCCGGAGTGGACGGCGAAATGCTCAAACACGAGTACACCGATCCGGACGGGCATATCCGGGTGATCGAAACCGAATCGCCCAGGCGCGTTTCGGTAGAAAAAGCCGTGTTGCGCGAAAGCGAGCGCCTGACGGAAGACTGGCAGTCCCGGCTGGCCGGGAAGGGAGGCTGA
- a CDS encoding type VI secretion system Vgr family protein: MNRFKSARTLTAQSAALPQHLGQPALVPVRLSGEEGLSSLFTYLLELKTPDALAFAPSLAANFDLAGMVGREITVSIQLEGRGHFIPGAVGDQGLANQGAGVREISALIAEARYLREEGRHHVYGLTLRPWLWLATLTADCRIFQDKTVIQILDDLFADTPFVVEKRLQTAKYPPRDYQTQFNETDYHFFARLCEEWGIAWWFEHADGKHRLILADQPGAYRPSPSDAYRQVSVYPPGHKLDEEYLHAVSIRDRLVTGAWAGTDVDYTRRRADLAVRHHDPRPTGHADHEVFHWPADTSQPKAGAGGMSGPANDPRAEGGHFARVRLQALRAAGWQASARGNVRGLAAGHTFHLKKHPQDAANIEWLILSARLDIEEIAQESQGSAGIPAQQWRCTVDLELQPTREVYRPPLNHPRPAIGGPVRAIVTGPAGKEIWTDPYGRVKVAFPWDRYHRSDDHSSCWLRVSTAWAGNQYGGIQLPRIGHEVLVSFEGGDPDKPIVTGRVADNQNLPPWQLPGNQALSGLRSKELYGQRNNHLVFDDSEGQIQAQLSSDHALSQLNLGSITRIPDTSGRADRRGEGFELRTDAHGVVRAGAGMLLTTETRSHAASHVKSMGETLARLEMAEETHTQLADLARQHEAQTRGEQDAVAARVAAQNKALQGEGMGNAERGHFPEFAQPHLTLSSPAGIEVTTAGSTHLASDEHAGITTGGSVGIASGKGLFASVRAGIKLFAHKLGLRLVAAHDDIDLHALKHSINLLAKVSINETAETIAISATKQLELNGGGSYVRLAADTIEAGTSGKVTIHRAAFSMVGPKSVPVRMPPFTDYDALSRKPDMTLLYHYPDLCPVSGAPYRVVFADGQVREGRLDTEGSATLKDVPIGAATVYYGETSQTAPPATPEFGKPSLGFRIAEDLAEIGLSVRGWEQIDACLAQLTERHHD; this comes from the coding sequence ATGAACCGCTTCAAATCCGCCCGCACGCTGACGGCCCAAAGCGCCGCGCTGCCGCAGCACCTCGGCCAGCCTGCCCTGGTGCCGGTGCGCCTGTCCGGGGAAGAAGGGCTCTCGTCGCTCTTCACCTACCTGCTCGAACTCAAGACCCCCGACGCGCTCGCCTTCGCCCCCAGCCTGGCCGCCAACTTCGACCTTGCCGGCATGGTCGGCCGCGAGATCACCGTCAGCATCCAGCTCGAAGGCCGGGGCCACTTCATCCCCGGCGCCGTCGGCGACCAGGGGCTGGCCAACCAGGGCGCCGGCGTGCGCGAAATCTCCGCACTCATCGCCGAGGCCCGCTACCTGCGCGAAGAAGGCCGCCACCACGTCTATGGCCTCACCCTGCGCCCCTGGCTGTGGCTCGCCACCCTCACCGCCGACTGCAGGATCTTCCAGGACAAGACCGTCATCCAGATCCTGGACGACCTCTTCGCCGACACCCCCTTCGTCGTCGAAAAGCGCCTGCAGACCGCCAAGTACCCGCCGCGCGACTACCAGACCCAGTTCAACGAAACCGACTACCACTTCTTCGCCCGCCTGTGCGAAGAATGGGGCATCGCCTGGTGGTTCGAGCACGCCGACGGCAAGCACCGCCTGATCCTCGCCGACCAGCCCGGCGCCTATCGCCCTTCGCCCAGCGACGCCTACCGGCAGGTGAGCGTCTACCCGCCCGGCCACAAGCTCGACGAGGAATACCTGCACGCCGTCTCCATCCGGGACCGCCTCGTCACCGGCGCCTGGGCCGGCACCGACGTCGACTACACCCGCCGCCGCGCCGATCTGGCCGTCCGCCACCACGACCCGCGCCCCACCGGCCATGCCGACCACGAAGTCTTCCACTGGCCGGCCGACACCAGCCAGCCCAAGGCCGGCGCCGGCGGCATGTCCGGCCCGGCCAACGACCCGCGCGCCGAAGGCGGACACTTCGCCCGCGTGCGCCTGCAGGCCCTGCGCGCCGCCGGCTGGCAGGCCAGCGCCCGGGGCAACGTCCGCGGCCTGGCCGCCGGCCACACCTTCCACCTGAAGAAACACCCGCAGGACGCGGCCAACATCGAATGGCTGATCCTGTCCGCGCGCCTGGACATCGAAGAGATTGCCCAGGAAAGCCAGGGCAGCGCCGGCATCCCCGCCCAGCAATGGCGCTGCACCGTCGATCTCGAGCTGCAACCGACGCGAGAGGTCTATCGGCCGCCGCTGAACCATCCCCGCCCGGCCATCGGCGGCCCGGTGCGCGCCATCGTCACCGGCCCGGCGGGCAAGGAGATCTGGACCGACCCCTACGGCCGCGTCAAGGTCGCCTTCCCGTGGGACCGCTACCACCGCAGCGACGACCATTCCTCCTGCTGGCTGCGGGTCTCCACCGCCTGGGCCGGCAACCAGTACGGCGGCATCCAGCTCCCCCGCATCGGCCACGAGGTGCTCGTCAGCTTCGAAGGCGGCGACCCGGACAAACCCATCGTTACCGGCCGGGTGGCCGACAACCAGAACCTGCCGCCCTGGCAACTGCCCGGCAACCAGGCGCTCTCGGGTTTGCGCAGCAAGGAACTGTACGGCCAGCGCAACAACCACCTCGTGTTCGACGACAGCGAAGGCCAGATCCAGGCGCAACTGTCCTCCGACCATGCGCTGAGCCAACTGAACCTCGGCAGCATCACCCGCATTCCCGACACCAGCGGGCGGGCCGACCGGCGCGGGGAAGGGTTCGAACTGCGCACCGATGCGCACGGCGTCGTGCGCGCCGGGGCGGGCATGCTGCTCACCACCGAAACCCGCAGCCACGCCGCCAGCCATGTCAAATCCATGGGCGAGACGCTGGCACGGCTGGAGATGGCCGAGGAAACACATACCCAACTGGCCGATCTCGCCCGCCAGCATGAGGCGCAAACCCGCGGCGAACAGGATGCAGTCGCCGCACGCGTGGCCGCCCAGAACAAGGCCCTGCAAGGTGAAGGGATGGGCAATGCCGAACGCGGGCATTTCCCGGAATTCGCCCAGCCGCACCTGACGCTCTCCAGCCCGGCCGGCATCGAGGTGACCACGGCCGGCAGTACCCATCTGGCCAGCGACGAACACGCCGGCATCACCACCGGCGGCAGTGTCGGCATCGCCAGCGGCAAAGGTCTCTTCGCCAGCGTCAGGGCGGGCATCAAGCTCTTTGCCCACAAGCTGGGGCTGCGCCTGGTTGCCGCTCATGACGACATCGACCTGCATGCGCTGAAGCACAGCATCAACCTGCTGGCAAAGGTCTCGATCAACGAAACCGCCGAGACGATCGCCATCTCCGCCACCAAGCAACTCGAACTCAATGGTGGCGGAAGCTACGTCCGGCTTGCCGCCGACACGATCGAGGCCGGCACCTCCGGAAAAGTCACGATCCACCGCGCCGCATTCTCCATGGTCGGACCGAAGAGCGTGCCGGTGCGGATGCCGCCCTTCACGGATTACGACGCCCTGAGTCGAAAACCGGACATGACGCTCCTTTACCACTATCCCGATCTCTGCCCGGTCAGCGGCGCCCCCTATCGGGTCGTGTTTGCCGACGGGCAGGTTCGGGAAGGCCGACTCGACACCGAAGGCAGCGCCACGCTCAAGGACGTTCCAATCGGCGCAGCGACGGTCTACTACGGCGAAACCAGCCAGACCGCCCCGCCGGCAACGCCGGAGTTCGGCAAACCCTCCCTTGGTTTCAGGATCGCGGAAGATCTCGCGGAGATCGGCCTGTCCGTCCGCGGCTGGGAACAGATCGATGCCTGCCTGGCGCAAC